Proteins encoded within one genomic window of Gammaproteobacteria bacterium:
- a CDS encoding lytic transglycosylase F, translating to MAPAIRTACCIVLALLAAAGIAACDREAGPPPPTEAPSVATAPADAPAVTPAADGGVTPLLDLDTEQYLDLHRAWHGDYDAVASGERRFIRALVPYSRTLYFLSQAEQAGVAFEALREFERALAAKAPKGATPPRIVIIPTSRDRLLPALAEGLGDIAVGGLTITPERARLVAFSVPTLDDVREVLVTGKADPRPVTRIEDLAGREIHVRRSSSYHHSLTQLAGRLKAAGLEPPHIVGADELLETEDLLQMVDAGVIPATVADAHIARAWAGAYDGIAVHEDIVLSSGGHLAWAVRQDAPQLLAAVNDFVRRHREGTLFGNVLLKRYLDPAARLRNPGTAEEVRRFRAIVDYLKRYAGQYDFDWLLIGAQAYQESQLDNARRSAAGAVGVMQIKPATAADMGIRDIRPVDRNIEAGVKYLRFMTDRYFDDPGIDRLNRTLLAMASYNAGPARVAQLRQEAGERGLDPNVWFRNVEVVAARRIGRETVDYVSNIYKYYVAYKAISAAEQARQGRDGGG from the coding sequence GCCTGCGGCAGACGGCGGTGTCACGCCGCTGCTCGACCTCGACACCGAGCAATACCTCGATCTCCACCGGGCCTGGCACGGCGACTACGACGCCGTGGCCTCGGGCGAGCGCCGCTTCATCCGCGCCCTCGTTCCCTACAGCAGGACGCTCTACTTCCTGTCGCAGGCGGAACAGGCCGGCGTCGCCTTCGAGGCGCTGCGCGAATTCGAGCGCGCGCTCGCCGCGAAGGCGCCGAAGGGTGCCACACCACCCAGGATCGTCATCATTCCGACAAGCCGTGATCGCCTGCTGCCGGCCCTCGCAGAGGGACTGGGCGATATCGCCGTCGGCGGCCTGACCATCACGCCGGAACGGGCCCGTCTCGTGGCATTCTCCGTGCCCACCCTGGACGATGTCCGGGAGGTACTGGTCACCGGCAAGGCGGATCCGCGTCCGGTGACGCGCATCGAGGACCTCGCGGGTCGCGAGATCCACGTGCGCCGCTCGAGTTCCTACCACCACAGCCTCACGCAGCTGGCCGGGAGGCTGAAGGCTGCGGGCCTCGAGCCACCGCACATCGTCGGCGCCGACGAGCTGCTCGAAACCGAGGACCTGCTGCAGATGGTGGACGCGGGCGTCATCCCGGCCACCGTCGCCGACGCCCACATCGCCCGCGCCTGGGCCGGCGCCTATGACGGCATCGCCGTCCACGAGGACATCGTGCTCAGCTCGGGCGGCCACCTGGCCTGGGCAGTGCGGCAGGACGCGCCGCAACTGCTGGCGGCAGTCAACGACTTCGTGCGCAGGCATCGCGAGGGCACGCTGTTCGGCAACGTGCTGCTCAAGCGCTACCTCGACCCCGCTGCCCGCCTGCGCAATCCGGGGACCGCCGAGGAAGTGCGCAGGTTCCGCGCCATCGTCGATTACCTGAAGCGCTATGCGGGCCAGTACGACTTCGACTGGCTGCTGATCGGTGCCCAGGCCTACCAGGAGTCGCAGCTCGACAACGCCAGGCGCAGCGCGGCAGGCGCCGTGGGCGTCATGCAGATCAAGCCGGCGACGGCTGCCGATATGGGTATCCGCGACATCAGGCCCGTGGACCGCAACATCGAGGCCGGCGTGAAGTACCTGCGTTTCATGACCGACCGCTATTTCGACGATCCAGGCATCGACCGCCTCAATCGCACCCTGCTGGCCATGGCGTCCTACAACGCAGGCCCGGCAAGGGTGGCGCAGCTGCGCCAGGAGGCCGGCGAGCGCGGCCTCGACCCGAACGTCTGGTTCCGCAACGTCGAAGTGGTGGCTGCGCGGCGCATCGGACGGGAGACGGTGGATTACGTGAGCAACATCTACAAGTACTATGTCGCCTACAAGGCCATCTCCGCCGCGGAGCAGGCGCGACAGGGCAGGGATGGTGGTGGCTAG
- a CDS encoding glycogen/starch/alpha-glucan phosphorylase — MVVASAAPSEELKLAPESVRTGLSADAIRQSVLDNLALLQARFPEIATPWNWYMALGYSVRDRLLARWIASVKAYAAPDVKVACYLSAEFLIGPQLASNLLNLGIGDEVREAMHALDQDLDALIALEAEPGLGNGGLGRLAACFLDSLATLEVPAIGYGIRYEFGIFEQGIRDGWQVERTDKWLQRGTPWEVMRPEVAYTVNFNGYTTADDSAGQHRVRWVPGRQVRGVACDIPVPGYRVETCNTLRLWKSEAVESFDLEDFQVGDYYGAVAEKVTSETLSKVLYPNDEPEIGKRLRLAQQYFFTSCSLQDMLRQLEMKGQPVTRFADLCAVQLNDTHPSIAVAELMRLLVDEHGLPWDDAWDITRRALAYTNHTLLPEALETWDLALFRDLLPRPLEIIFEINRRFLDEVRRRHPGDAERVRRMSLIDEAGGRRVRMAHLATVGSHAINGVSALHSELLRRTVLCDFAGMWPERFSNVTNGVTPRRFLLLANPPLAGLLDEAVGDGWATDPRRLQGLERLAGDSAFQARWRAARQWSKERLAGRIREATGAAADPAALFDVQVKRIHEYKRQHLNVLHIITLYQRLLRNPGLDIAPRCFVFAGKAAPGYRMAKLIIRLINGVADVINNDPAVRGRLLVAFLPNFNVSSAQHIYPAADLSEQISTAGKEAAGTGNMKFMMNGALTIGTLDGANVEIRDAAGHDNFFLFGLDAAGTAALRAGGYRPREWYERDAELRGALDALGDGSFARGDTTLFRPLLDHLLAQDDYLLLADYRAYLDAQAAVDQAFHDRSRWTRMSILNTARSGYFSSDRAIREYCSGIWNVRRMPAAGKAKPATPA; from the coding sequence ATGGTGGTGGCTAGCGCCGCCCCGAGCGAGGAGCTGAAATTGGCACCCGAATCCGTACGCACCGGCCTGAGCGCGGATGCCATCCGCCAGTCCGTCCTCGACAACCTCGCGCTGCTGCAGGCGCGCTTCCCCGAGATCGCCACGCCGTGGAACTGGTACATGGCGCTGGGCTACAGCGTGCGCGACCGGCTGCTGGCACGCTGGATCGCCTCCGTGAAGGCCTACGCCGCACCCGACGTGAAGGTGGCCTGCTACCTCTCCGCCGAGTTCCTCATCGGCCCGCAGCTCGCCAGCAACCTGCTCAATCTCGGCATCGGGGACGAGGTGCGCGAGGCCATGCACGCGCTGGACCAGGACCTCGACGCGCTGATCGCCCTGGAGGCCGAGCCCGGCCTCGGCAACGGCGGCCTCGGCCGCCTCGCGGCCTGCTTCCTCGACTCGCTCGCCACGCTGGAGGTGCCGGCCATCGGTTACGGCATCCGCTACGAATTCGGCATCTTCGAGCAGGGCATCCGTGATGGCTGGCAGGTGGAGCGCACGGACAAATGGCTGCAGCGGGGCACACCCTGGGAGGTCATGCGGCCGGAGGTGGCCTACACGGTGAACTTCAACGGCTACACCACGGCCGACGACAGCGCCGGCCAGCACCGCGTGCGCTGGGTACCGGGCCGGCAGGTACGGGGTGTCGCCTGTGACATCCCGGTGCCGGGCTATCGCGTGGAAACCTGCAACACGCTGCGCCTGTGGAAAAGCGAGGCGGTGGAATCCTTCGACCTGGAGGATTTCCAGGTGGGCGACTACTACGGCGCGGTGGCGGAGAAGGTCACTTCAGAGACCCTGTCGAAGGTGCTCTACCCGAACGACGAGCCCGAAATCGGCAAGCGGCTGCGGCTGGCGCAGCAGTATTTCTTCACCTCCTGCTCGCTGCAGGACATGCTGCGACAACTGGAGATGAAGGGCCAGCCGGTGACGCGCTTCGCCGACCTCTGCGCCGTGCAGCTGAACGACACGCACCCGTCGATCGCCGTGGCCGAGCTGATGCGCCTGCTGGTGGACGAGCACGGCCTGCCCTGGGACGATGCCTGGGACATCACCCGCCGGGCCCTCGCCTACACCAACCATACCCTGCTCCCCGAAGCGCTGGAGACCTGGGACCTGGCACTGTTCCGCGACCTGCTGCCACGCCCGCTGGAGATCATCTTCGAGATCAACCGCCGCTTCCTCGACGAGGTGCGCCGGCGCCACCCCGGCGACGCGGAGCGGGTACGGCGCATGTCGCTGATCGACGAGGCCGGTGGCAGGCGCGTGCGCATGGCGCACCTGGCCACCGTGGGCAGCCACGCCATCAATGGCGTGTCGGCGCTGCATTCGGAACTGTTGCGCAGGACGGTGCTCTGCGACTTCGCCGGCATGTGGCCGGAGCGCTTCAGCAACGTCACCAACGGGGTCACCCCACGGCGCTTCCTGCTGCTGGCCAACCCGCCCCTGGCGGGGCTGCTCGACGAGGCCGTCGGCGATGGCTGGGCCACCGATCCGCGCCGGCTGCAGGGACTGGAACGGCTGGCCGGCGACAGCGCCTTCCAGGCGCGCTGGCGCGCGGCGCGGCAATGGAGCAAGGAACGGCTGGCGGGCCGCATCCGCGAGGCGACCGGCGCGGCCGCCGATCCGGCCGCGCTGTTCGACGTGCAGGTCAAGCGCATCCACGAGTACAAGCGCCAGCACCTCAACGTGCTGCACATCATCACGCTGTACCAGCGCCTGCTGCGGAACCCCGGGCTCGACATCGCGCCGCGCTGCTTCGTGTTCGCGGGCAAGGCGGCCCCCGGCTACCGCATGGCCAAGCTCATCATCCGCCTGATCAACGGCGTGGCGGACGTGATCAACAACGACCCCGCCGTGCGCGGGCGCCTGCTGGTGGCATTCCTGCCGAACTTCAATGTCAGCAGTGCCCAGCACATCTATCCCGCGGCCGATCTCTCCGAGCAGATCTCCACTGCCGGCAAGGAGGCTGCCGGCACCGGCAACATGAAGTTCATGATGAACGGCGCCCTCACCATCGGTACCCTGGATGGCGCCAACGTGGAAATCCGCGATGCCGCCGGCCACGACAATTTCTTCCTCTTCGGCCTCGACGCCGCCGGGACGGCAGCCCTGCGCGCCGGCGGCTACCGGCCACGGGAGTGGTACGAGCGGGATGCCGAGCTGCGCGGGGCACTCGATGCCCTGGGCGACGGCAGCTTCGCGCGCGGCGACACCACGCTGTTCCGCCCCCTGCTCGACCACCTGCTCGCACAGGACGACTACCTGCTGCTGGCGGACTACCGGGCCTACCTCGATGCCCAGGCCGCCGTCGACCAGGCTTTCCACGATCGGTCACGGTGGACCCGCATGTCCATACTCAACACGGCACGCAGCGGGTACTTTTCCTCGGACCGGGCCATCAGGGAATACTGCAGCGGCATCTGGAACGTGCGGCGCATGCCTGCCGCCGGGAAGGCGAAGCCCGCCACGCCTGCCTGA
- a CDS encoding L-serine ammonia-lyase produces MTASRDPNADAVFADAAYDAAIVPEGVDRRTFLMRSAVIGAAAVMTGRVVSAAEQKAAATAPPPTVTLSPSLNVVKQSKGPVMTVIDEFYKVGPGPSSSHTIGPMRITYDFYQRCSKLPPGQLAKATSLKVHLFGSLSATGKGHGTERAALAGIVGKEPATVEPAFLDGLAEKPDQVFPVKLGGKTIEASLKDIVYDAPKGDFPHPNTMTCRLMAGDQVLLEQEYYSVGGGFIEWKGYQPPKKGQPKYPYATMAELQAHATKNKLSIAQVAMANEVAVSGRSEAEINAFLDKILNAMVNIVKSGLDAPSATLPGPIKLKTKAGEVYKRAISDDKYVREQGIGVVAAYALAGSEENARGHLVVTAPTGGSAGVIPALVYALGEGGRKLPREKLREGMLAAACVGYLCKHNATLAGAEGGCQAEIGVASAMGAALIAQAHDQPHQVVANAAESALEHHLGMTCDPVAGFVQVPCIERCAYGAVKSWTGYMIARNEVPANRRLDFDTTVNAMALTAKEMNSKYKETSEGGLAVSVVLC; encoded by the coding sequence ATGACCGCGAGCCGCGACCCCAACGCTGACGCCGTATTTGCCGACGCTGCCTATGACGCCGCCATCGTCCCCGAGGGCGTCGACCGTCGCACGTTCCTGATGCGCAGCGCGGTGATCGGCGCCGCGGCCGTGATGACCGGGCGTGTGGTCTCCGCCGCCGAACAGAAGGCCGCGGCCACCGCCCCACCACCGACCGTAACCCTCTCACCCAGCCTCAACGTGGTAAAGCAGTCCAAGGGCCCGGTCATGACGGTGATCGACGAGTTCTACAAGGTGGGACCCGGCCCCTCCAGTTCCCACACCATCGGCCCCATGCGCATCACCTACGACTTCTACCAGCGTTGCAGCAAGCTGCCGCCCGGGCAGCTGGCCAAGGCGACGTCACTGAAAGTGCATCTCTTCGGCAGCCTCAGCGCCACGGGCAAGGGCCATGGCACCGAGCGCGCCGCGCTGGCCGGCATCGTCGGCAAGGAACCGGCCACGGTGGAGCCGGCCTTTCTCGACGGCCTGGCAGAGAAGCCGGACCAGGTCTTTCCCGTCAAGCTCGGCGGCAAGACCATCGAGGCCTCGCTCAAGGACATCGTCTACGACGCCCCCAAGGGGGACTTCCCGCATCCGAACACCATGACCTGCAGGCTGATGGCCGGCGACCAGGTGCTGCTGGAGCAGGAGTACTACTCCGTGGGCGGCGGCTTCATCGAGTGGAAGGGCTATCAGCCGCCGAAGAAGGGCCAGCCGAAGTACCCCTACGCCACCATGGCCGAGCTGCAGGCACACGCCACGAAGAACAAGCTGTCGATCGCCCAGGTGGCCATGGCCAACGAGGTCGCGGTATCCGGCAGGAGCGAGGCCGAGATCAACGCCTTCCTCGACAAGATTCTCAACGCGATGGTCAACATCGTGAAGTCGGGCCTCGATGCCCCGTCCGCAACGCTGCCGGGCCCCATCAAGCTCAAGACCAAGGCCGGCGAGGTCTACAAGCGCGCCATTTCCGACGACAAGTACGTGCGCGAGCAGGGCATCGGCGTCGTCGCCGCCTACGCCCTGGCCGGCTCCGAGGAGAATGCACGCGGCCACCTGGTCGTGACGGCACCCACGGGCGGCTCGGCCGGGGTCATCCCGGCGCTGGTCTATGCCCTGGGCGAGGGCGGCCGCAAGCTGCCGCGCGAGAAGCTGCGCGAGGGCATGCTGGCCGCCGCCTGCGTCGGCTACCTCTGCAAGCACAATGCCACGCTGGCCGGTGCCGAGGGCGGCTGCCAGGCCGAGATCGGGGTGGCTTCCGCCATGGGTGCGGCGCTGATCGCGCAGGCCCACGACCAGCCGCACCAGGTGGTGGCCAATGCCGCCGAGTCCGCGCTCGAACACCACCTCGGCATGACCTGCGATCCGGTCGCCGGGTTCGTGCAGGTGCCCTGCATCGAACGCTGCGCCTACGGCGCGGTGAAGTCATGGACCGGGTACATGATCGCGCGCAACGAAGTGCCGGCAAACCGCCGCCTCGATTTCGATACCACCGTGAACGCCATGGCGCTCACCGCGAAGGAAATGAACTCGAAGTACAAGGAGACCTCGGAAGGCGGGCTGGCCGTCTCCGTCGTGCTCTGCTGA
- a CDS encoding MFS transporter, whose protein sequence is MLRSAPAVMMPQLSEAFGMSAMGVASLVGLFYYGYSPFSLVAGVAMDQFGPRKVVPIGAALVGIGSLLFATGIVGLAGPGRLLQGAGGVFALIGAAYIATTNFPPSRAATLIGATQMFGMAGGSAGQFVVGPAMTAGAPWSSFWSAMGVIGLVISVVLYLLLPVRSEAPARSAWLREAGGALATVFRNPQSLLCGFIAGLLFIPTTIFDMVWGVSYLQEGMGMDFADAVLRSATVPFGWIIGCPLLGFISDRLGRRKPVILAGALGLLGCLAWILYGPRDLLPPYLLGLATGVTSGAAMLPYTVIKEANPAPLSGTATGVVNFLNFTFSALLGPVFASALHRAAAGAGSREIGHYQAAFTPMLYGVALAVVLTLLLKETGPAAIRTNRENP, encoded by the coding sequence ATGCTGCGCTCGGCGCCGGCGGTGATGATGCCGCAGCTGTCCGAGGCCTTCGGCATGAGCGCGATGGGCGTGGCCTCGCTCGTCGGGCTGTTCTACTACGGCTACTCGCCGTTCAGCCTGGTCGCCGGCGTCGCCATGGACCAGTTCGGGCCGCGCAAGGTGGTGCCCATCGGCGCGGCACTGGTCGGTATCGGCTCGCTGCTGTTCGCCACCGGGATCGTCGGACTGGCCGGGCCTGGCCGCCTGCTGCAGGGCGCAGGCGGTGTCTTCGCGCTGATCGGCGCGGCCTACATTGCCACCACCAATTTCCCGCCGTCGCGGGCCGCGACCCTCATTGGCGCCACGCAGATGTTCGGCATGGCGGGCGGCTCGGCCGGCCAGTTCGTCGTCGGCCCGGCCATGACCGCCGGCGCGCCCTGGAGCAGCTTCTGGTCGGCGATGGGCGTGATCGGGCTGGTCATCTCCGTGGTGCTCTACCTGCTGCTGCCGGTCCGGAGCGAGGCGCCGGCGCGCAGCGCCTGGTTGCGTGAGGCAGGTGGCGCGCTGGCCACGGTGTTCCGCAACCCGCAATCCCTGTTGTGCGGCTTCATCGCCGGGCTGCTGTTCATTCCCACGACCATCTTCGACATGGTCTGGGGCGTGAGCTACCTGCAGGAGGGCATGGGCATGGACTTCGCCGATGCGGTACTGCGCTCGGCCACCGTGCCTTTCGGCTGGATCATCGGCTGCCCCCTGCTCGGCTTCATCTCGGACCGCCTCGGGCGCCGCAAGCCGGTGATTCTCGCCGGCGCACTGGGCCTGCTCGGTTGCCTGGCCTGGATCCTCTACGGCCCAAGGGACCTGCTGCCGCCGTACCTGCTGGGCCTCGCCACGGGTGTGACCTCCGGCGCAGCCATGCTGCCCTATACGGTCATCAAGGAAGCCAATCCCGCGCCGTTGAGCGGGACCGCCACCGGCGTGGTCAATTTCCTCAATTTCACGTTCAGCGCACTGCTCGGCCCGGTTTTTGCCAGTGCTCTGCACCGCGCAGCAGCCGGGGCGGGCAGCAGGGAAATCGGCCACTACCAGGCGGCCTTCACGCCGATGCTCTATGGCGTCGCCCTCGCCGTCGTGCTGACATTGCTCTTGAAGGAAACCGGTCCGGCCGCCATCCGGACCAACAGGGAGAACCCATGA